Proteins encoded within one genomic window of Ovis aries strain OAR_USU_Benz2616 breed Rambouillet chromosome 1, ARS-UI_Ramb_v3.0, whole genome shotgun sequence:
- the LOC101111769 gene encoding ladinin-1-like isoform X4, translating into MSDRRKSSAPLSSRTQQWALEDKEEQERERRRRLWNLRFTTDDEDLPASESTRMRLPASSVKLGLKVEQYLSAIQRSESVMYANPFHTEFPVAPVDVTSKRHLFEKELLGQSQEDPASSHKENLQLSGVKSRLNLWMSRAQESAQQGPQNQETQRELEAGSKPQWRKTPEAPLGAEVSSPSTEAEAKPPSPTVALPTFSSSLQHSSPHTISFRMSPRRDSSEAALTRSTSMRLPASSVKLGLKVEQYLSAIQRSESIRYANPFHTEFPVAPVDVTSKCHLFEKEQVGQSQEDPASSCKENLRLSGVKSRLNLWMSRAQESAQQGPQNQETQRELEAGSKPQWRKTPEALLGAEKISVLEERAVSGKRAVPDKASDSEKRPVSEKATVFEKTPVPEMQPAPGRAMAPVWPQDWEHSASAEYPSSPRRLQGTGPEKEPESSAGPLPRAGGLPPVTLQVSSPSTEAEAKSPSLVGQSRGPSLPRQEPGDAVGVGSWQESPV; encoded by the exons CCGGACCCAGCAGTGGGCCCTGGAGGACAAGGAGGAACAGGAGCGAGAACGCCGGCGGCGACTCTGGAACCTGAGATTCACCACAGATGATGAGGACCTGCCAGCCTCTGAGAG CACCAGAATGAGGCTCCCGGCCAGCTCGGTCAAATTAGGCCTGAAGGTGGAGCAATACCTCTCGGCCATACAG AGATCAGAGTCCGTCATGTATGCAAACCCATTCCACACTGAGTTTCCCGTGGCTCCCGTGGATGTCACCAGCAAGCGCCACCTCTTCGAGAAGGAGCTGCTGGGCCAGAGCCAAGAGGACCCAGCCTCCAGCCACAAG GAGAACTTGCAGCTCTCAGGGGTGAAGTCACGGCTCAACCTGTGGATGAGCAGGGCCCAGGAGTCAGCACAGCAGGGCCCACAG AACCAGGAGACACAGAGGGAGTTGGAAGCTGGCAGCAAGCCCCAGTGGAGGAAGACGCCAGAGGCCCCGCTGGGTGCCGAG GTGAGCAGCCCCAGCACGGAGGCAGAGGCCAAGCCCCCCTCACCAACAGTGGCTTTGCCCACCTTCAGCAGCAGCCTGCAGCATTCCAGCCCCCACACCATCTCCTTCAGG atGAGCCCCCGGAGAGATAGCTCAGAGGCGGCCTTAACCCGCAG CACCAGCATGAGGCTCCCGGCCAGCTCGGTCAAATTAGGCCTGAAGGTGGAGCAATACCTCTCGGCCATACAG AGATCAGAATCTATCAGGTATGCAAACCCATTCCACACTGAGTTTCCCGTGGCTCCCGTGGATGTCACCAGCAAGTGCCACCTTTTCGAAAAGGAGCAGGTGGGCCAGAGCCAAGAGGACCCAGCCTCTAGCTGCAAG GAGAACTTGCGGCTCTCAGGGGTGAAGTCACGGCTCAACCTGTGGATGAGCAGAGCCCAGGAGTCAGCACAGCAGGGCCCACAG AACCAGGAGACACAGAGGGAGTTGGAAGCTGGCAGCAAGCCCCAGTGGAGGAAGACGCCAGAGGCCCTGCTGGGAGCCGAG AAGATCTCTGTGCTGGAGGAGAGAGCTGTCTCAGGAAAGAGGGCAGTTCCAGACAAAGCCAGCGACTCAGAGAAGAGACCAGTGTCTGAGAAAGCCACCGTCTTCGAGAAGACCCCAGTCCCCGAGATGCAGCCGGCCCCAGGCAGGGCCATGGCCCCAGtgtggccccaggactgggagCACTCAGCCTCAGCAGAGTACCCGTCCAGCCCCAGGAGGCTGCAGGGCACTGGGCCTGAGAAGGAGCCTGAATCTTCGGCGGGGCCTCTGCCCCGGGCTGGCGGCCTCCCGCCTGTCACTCTGCAG GTGAGCAGCCCCAGCACGGAGGCAGAGGCCAAGTCCCCCTCGCTGGTGGGCCAGAGCCGAGGGCCCAGCCTCCCGCGACAAG AACCAGGAGACGCAGTAGGAGTCGGAAGCTGGCAAGAGTCCCCAGTGTAG
- the LOC101111769 gene encoding ladinin-1-like isoform X2 yields MSDRRKSSAPLSSRTQQWALEDKEEQERERRRRLWNLRFTTDDEDLPASESTRMRLPASSVKLGLKVEQYLSAIQRSESVMYANPFHTEFPVAPVDVTSKRHLFEKELLGQSQEDPASSHKENLQLSGVKSRLNLWMSRAQESAQQGPQNQETQRELEAGSKPQWRKTPEAPLGAEVSSPSTEAEAKPPSPTVALPTFSSSLQHSSPHTISFRMSPRRDSSEAALTRSTSMRLPASSVKLGLKVEQYLSAIQRSESIRYANPFHTEFPVAPVDVTSKCHLFEKEQVGQSQEDPASSCKENLRLSGVKSRLNLWMSRAQESAQQGPQNQETQRELEAGSKPQWRKTPEALLGAEISVLEERAVSGKRAVPDKASDSEKRPVSEKATVFEKTPVPEMQPAPGRAMAPVWPQDWEHSASAEYPSSPRRLQGTGPEKEPESSAGPLPRAGGLPPVTLQVSSPSTEAEAKSPSLVGQSRGPSLPRQGELVALRGGEVTAQPVDEQGPGVSTAGPTEPGDAVGVGSWQESPV; encoded by the exons CCGGACCCAGCAGTGGGCCCTGGAGGACAAGGAGGAACAGGAGCGAGAACGCCGGCGGCGACTCTGGAACCTGAGATTCACCACAGATGATGAGGACCTGCCAGCCTCTGAGAG CACCAGAATGAGGCTCCCGGCCAGCTCGGTCAAATTAGGCCTGAAGGTGGAGCAATACCTCTCGGCCATACAG AGATCAGAGTCCGTCATGTATGCAAACCCATTCCACACTGAGTTTCCCGTGGCTCCCGTGGATGTCACCAGCAAGCGCCACCTCTTCGAGAAGGAGCTGCTGGGCCAGAGCCAAGAGGACCCAGCCTCCAGCCACAAG GAGAACTTGCAGCTCTCAGGGGTGAAGTCACGGCTCAACCTGTGGATGAGCAGGGCCCAGGAGTCAGCACAGCAGGGCCCACAG AACCAGGAGACACAGAGGGAGTTGGAAGCTGGCAGCAAGCCCCAGTGGAGGAAGACGCCAGAGGCCCCGCTGGGTGCCGAG GTGAGCAGCCCCAGCACGGAGGCAGAGGCCAAGCCCCCCTCACCAACAGTGGCTTTGCCCACCTTCAGCAGCAGCCTGCAGCATTCCAGCCCCCACACCATCTCCTTCAGG atGAGCCCCCGGAGAGATAGCTCAGAGGCGGCCTTAACCCGCAG CACCAGCATGAGGCTCCCGGCCAGCTCGGTCAAATTAGGCCTGAAGGTGGAGCAATACCTCTCGGCCATACAG AGATCAGAATCTATCAGGTATGCAAACCCATTCCACACTGAGTTTCCCGTGGCTCCCGTGGATGTCACCAGCAAGTGCCACCTTTTCGAAAAGGAGCAGGTGGGCCAGAGCCAAGAGGACCCAGCCTCTAGCTGCAAG GAGAACTTGCGGCTCTCAGGGGTGAAGTCACGGCTCAACCTGTGGATGAGCAGAGCCCAGGAGTCAGCACAGCAGGGCCCACAG AACCAGGAGACACAGAGGGAGTTGGAAGCTGGCAGCAAGCCCCAGTGGAGGAAGACGCCAGAGGCCCTGCTGGGAGCCGAG ATCTCTGTGCTGGAGGAGAGAGCTGTCTCAGGAAAGAGGGCAGTTCCAGACAAAGCCAGCGACTCAGAGAAGAGACCAGTGTCTGAGAAAGCCACCGTCTTCGAGAAGACCCCAGTCCCCGAGATGCAGCCGGCCCCAGGCAGGGCCATGGCCCCAGtgtggccccaggactgggagCACTCAGCCTCAGCAGAGTACCCGTCCAGCCCCAGGAGGCTGCAGGGCACTGGGCCTGAGAAGGAGCCTGAATCTTCGGCGGGGCCTCTGCCCCGGGCTGGCGGCCTCCCGCCTGTCACTCTGCAG GTGAGCAGCCCCAGCACGGAGGCAGAGGCCAAGTCCCCCTCGCTGGTGGGCCAGAGCCGAGGGCCCAGCCTCCCGCGACAAG GAGAACTTGTAGCTCTCAGGGGTGGAGAAGTCACAGCTCAACCTGTGGATGAGCAGGGCCCAGGAGTCAGCACAGCAGGGCCCACAG AACCAGGAGACGCAGTAGGAGTCGGAAGCTGGCAAGAGTCCCCAGTGTAG
- the LOC101111769 gene encoding ladinin-1-like isoform X3: MSDRRKSSAPLSSRTQQWALEDKEEQERERRRRLWNLRFTTDDEDLPASESTRMRLPASSVKLGLKVEQYLSAIQRSESVMYANPFHTEFPVAPVDVTSKRHLFEKELLGQSQEDPASSHKNQETQRELEAGSKPQWRKTPEAPLGAEVSSPSTEAEAKPPSPTVALPTFSSSLQHSSPHTISFRMSPRRDSSEAALTRSTSMRLPASSVKLGLKVEQYLSAIQRSESIRYANPFHTEFPVAPVDVTSKCHLFEKEQVGQSQEDPASSCKENLRLSGVKSRLNLWMSRAQESAQQGPQNQETQRELEAGSKPQWRKTPEALLGAEKISVLEERAVSGKRAVPDKASDSEKRPVSEKATVFEKTPVPEMQPAPGRAMAPVWPQDWEHSASAEYPSSPRRLQGTGPEKEPESSAGPLPRAGGLPPVTLQVSSPSTEAEAKSPSLVGQSRGPSLPRQGELVALRGGEVTAQPVDEQGPGVSTAGPTEPGDAVGVGSWQESPV, encoded by the exons CCGGACCCAGCAGTGGGCCCTGGAGGACAAGGAGGAACAGGAGCGAGAACGCCGGCGGCGACTCTGGAACCTGAGATTCACCACAGATGATGAGGACCTGCCAGCCTCTGAGAG CACCAGAATGAGGCTCCCGGCCAGCTCGGTCAAATTAGGCCTGAAGGTGGAGCAATACCTCTCGGCCATACAG AGATCAGAGTCCGTCATGTATGCAAACCCATTCCACACTGAGTTTCCCGTGGCTCCCGTGGATGTCACCAGCAAGCGCCACCTCTTCGAGAAGGAGCTGCTGGGCCAGAGCCAAGAGGACCCAGCCTCCAGCCACAAG AACCAGGAGACACAGAGGGAGTTGGAAGCTGGCAGCAAGCCCCAGTGGAGGAAGACGCCAGAGGCCCCGCTGGGTGCCGAG GTGAGCAGCCCCAGCACGGAGGCAGAGGCCAAGCCCCCCTCACCAACAGTGGCTTTGCCCACCTTCAGCAGCAGCCTGCAGCATTCCAGCCCCCACACCATCTCCTTCAGG atGAGCCCCCGGAGAGATAGCTCAGAGGCGGCCTTAACCCGCAG CACCAGCATGAGGCTCCCGGCCAGCTCGGTCAAATTAGGCCTGAAGGTGGAGCAATACCTCTCGGCCATACAG AGATCAGAATCTATCAGGTATGCAAACCCATTCCACACTGAGTTTCCCGTGGCTCCCGTGGATGTCACCAGCAAGTGCCACCTTTTCGAAAAGGAGCAGGTGGGCCAGAGCCAAGAGGACCCAGCCTCTAGCTGCAAG GAGAACTTGCGGCTCTCAGGGGTGAAGTCACGGCTCAACCTGTGGATGAGCAGAGCCCAGGAGTCAGCACAGCAGGGCCCACAG AACCAGGAGACACAGAGGGAGTTGGAAGCTGGCAGCAAGCCCCAGTGGAGGAAGACGCCAGAGGCCCTGCTGGGAGCCGAG AAGATCTCTGTGCTGGAGGAGAGAGCTGTCTCAGGAAAGAGGGCAGTTCCAGACAAAGCCAGCGACTCAGAGAAGAGACCAGTGTCTGAGAAAGCCACCGTCTTCGAGAAGACCCCAGTCCCCGAGATGCAGCCGGCCCCAGGCAGGGCCATGGCCCCAGtgtggccccaggactgggagCACTCAGCCTCAGCAGAGTACCCGTCCAGCCCCAGGAGGCTGCAGGGCACTGGGCCTGAGAAGGAGCCTGAATCTTCGGCGGGGCCTCTGCCCCGGGCTGGCGGCCTCCCGCCTGTCACTCTGCAG GTGAGCAGCCCCAGCACGGAGGCAGAGGCCAAGTCCCCCTCGCTGGTGGGCCAGAGCCGAGGGCCCAGCCTCCCGCGACAAG GAGAACTTGTAGCTCTCAGGGGTGGAGAAGTCACAGCTCAACCTGTGGATGAGCAGGGCCCAGGAGTCAGCACAGCAGGGCCCACAG AACCAGGAGACGCAGTAGGAGTCGGAAGCTGGCAAGAGTCCCCAGTGTAG
- the LOC101111769 gene encoding ladinin-1-like isoform X1, producing MSDRRKSSAPLSSRTQQWALEDKEEQERERRRRLWNLRFTTDDEDLPASESTRMRLPASSVKLGLKVEQYLSAIQRSESVMYANPFHTEFPVAPVDVTSKRHLFEKELLGQSQEDPASSHKENLQLSGVKSRLNLWMSRAQESAQQGPQNQETQRELEAGSKPQWRKTPEAPLGAEVSSPSTEAEAKPPSPTVALPTFSSSLQHSSPHTISFRMSPRRDSSEAALTRSTSMRLPASSVKLGLKVEQYLSAIQRSESIRYANPFHTEFPVAPVDVTSKCHLFEKEQVGQSQEDPASSCKENLRLSGVKSRLNLWMSRAQESAQQGPQNQETQRELEAGSKPQWRKTPEALLGAEKISVLEERAVSGKRAVPDKASDSEKRPVSEKATVFEKTPVPEMQPAPGRAMAPVWPQDWEHSASAEYPSSPRRLQGTGPEKEPESSAGPLPRAGGLPPVTLQVSSPSTEAEAKSPSLVGQSRGPSLPRQGELVALRGGEVTAQPVDEQGPGVSTAGPTEPGDAVGVGSWQESPV from the exons CCGGACCCAGCAGTGGGCCCTGGAGGACAAGGAGGAACAGGAGCGAGAACGCCGGCGGCGACTCTGGAACCTGAGATTCACCACAGATGATGAGGACCTGCCAGCCTCTGAGAG CACCAGAATGAGGCTCCCGGCCAGCTCGGTCAAATTAGGCCTGAAGGTGGAGCAATACCTCTCGGCCATACAG AGATCAGAGTCCGTCATGTATGCAAACCCATTCCACACTGAGTTTCCCGTGGCTCCCGTGGATGTCACCAGCAAGCGCCACCTCTTCGAGAAGGAGCTGCTGGGCCAGAGCCAAGAGGACCCAGCCTCCAGCCACAAG GAGAACTTGCAGCTCTCAGGGGTGAAGTCACGGCTCAACCTGTGGATGAGCAGGGCCCAGGAGTCAGCACAGCAGGGCCCACAG AACCAGGAGACACAGAGGGAGTTGGAAGCTGGCAGCAAGCCCCAGTGGAGGAAGACGCCAGAGGCCCCGCTGGGTGCCGAG GTGAGCAGCCCCAGCACGGAGGCAGAGGCCAAGCCCCCCTCACCAACAGTGGCTTTGCCCACCTTCAGCAGCAGCCTGCAGCATTCCAGCCCCCACACCATCTCCTTCAGG atGAGCCCCCGGAGAGATAGCTCAGAGGCGGCCTTAACCCGCAG CACCAGCATGAGGCTCCCGGCCAGCTCGGTCAAATTAGGCCTGAAGGTGGAGCAATACCTCTCGGCCATACAG AGATCAGAATCTATCAGGTATGCAAACCCATTCCACACTGAGTTTCCCGTGGCTCCCGTGGATGTCACCAGCAAGTGCCACCTTTTCGAAAAGGAGCAGGTGGGCCAGAGCCAAGAGGACCCAGCCTCTAGCTGCAAG GAGAACTTGCGGCTCTCAGGGGTGAAGTCACGGCTCAACCTGTGGATGAGCAGAGCCCAGGAGTCAGCACAGCAGGGCCCACAG AACCAGGAGACACAGAGGGAGTTGGAAGCTGGCAGCAAGCCCCAGTGGAGGAAGACGCCAGAGGCCCTGCTGGGAGCCGAG AAGATCTCTGTGCTGGAGGAGAGAGCTGTCTCAGGAAAGAGGGCAGTTCCAGACAAAGCCAGCGACTCAGAGAAGAGACCAGTGTCTGAGAAAGCCACCGTCTTCGAGAAGACCCCAGTCCCCGAGATGCAGCCGGCCCCAGGCAGGGCCATGGCCCCAGtgtggccccaggactgggagCACTCAGCCTCAGCAGAGTACCCGTCCAGCCCCAGGAGGCTGCAGGGCACTGGGCCTGAGAAGGAGCCTGAATCTTCGGCGGGGCCTCTGCCCCGGGCTGGCGGCCTCCCGCCTGTCACTCTGCAG GTGAGCAGCCCCAGCACGGAGGCAGAGGCCAAGTCCCCCTCGCTGGTGGGCCAGAGCCGAGGGCCCAGCCTCCCGCGACAAG GAGAACTTGTAGCTCTCAGGGGTGGAGAAGTCACAGCTCAACCTGTGGATGAGCAGGGCCCAGGAGTCAGCACAGCAGGGCCCACAG AACCAGGAGACGCAGTAGGAGTCGGAAGCTGGCAAGAGTCCCCAGTGTAG